From the Papaver somniferum cultivar HN1 chromosome 2, ASM357369v1, whole genome shotgun sequence genome, the window ACAGTAGATCTTCAAGGCTGGCGATTTTGAACGTGCTAAATATACAAAGAAAATGCATAATACTAAATAGAAATTGAATGACTAGTTCTTAGTAGCATTGTGTTAGAAGCAGAACCTTGCAGCTAAAAGTGGATAAGGACTTCCTCTGACGGAGTTCAAGATAGTTGGCTTCGTTAAAGTATCTGCTAAAATATGAGTCCAGGCCTCCAGGGATTGGTCTTTGTCTACTTGCTATGTTTCCTTGAATCTTGGATACGCAAAAATTAAGGTCTGGGGTATATTATTTTTGCCAACAATACTCCTCCTATTCATTGTTTTGTAGCATATTTCCTTACCGTTGAAACATTCTGTCAATCTCTTATTGTACCTCCGAGATGATTATTCGTTGTTTTAAAGCATATTTCCTTACTGTTGAAACATTCTGACAATCTCTTTTTGTACCTCTGATGATTATCTTATAAACTTGCATCGGAAGTTATAAACTCTGTGGCCTTATTTTCTTTGTTCTTATAAATATATTTATCCTTGCAGCCCATCTTCTTGCTTCTGCCGGAATGGATAATTCTGTATGCATATGGAATGTATGGAGTAGAGGTGAAAAGAAAGCATGTGCTATTAACTATCACTCAGCAGCAGTTAAGGATGTGAGGTGGTCAAAGCAGGGACTATCCTTACTTGCTTGTGGATATGATTGTTCATCAAGATTAATTGATGTCGAGAAAGGAATAGAAAAACAGTTCTTCAATGAGGATCAAGTTGTTGGTGTTATTAAATTCCATCCTGATAACTCTAACCTCTTTCTTTCTGGAGGATCAAAGGGCATCATTAGACTGTGGGATATAAGAACTTGCAAGCCAGTGCAGGAATACATACGAGGCCTCGGGCCTATCCAAGATGTTGATTTCAGTATTGATTCCAAACGTTTCATCTCATCCAGTGATGTGTCCAAGGGCATGGTCACTGAGAATGCAATTGTTGTTTGGGATCTCTCTAGGCAAATACCTCTCTCTAATCAGGTAAAAAGACCCAATTCACTGTTTTGCTCTCACTTCTTCCCCATTTTTCAGATACGCTTTTCCTTACATTTACTTAGATACACTTCGACATTCTTATGAATTTATGATATGAGATAGTGCAATTAGGTCTACgtatcagaaacaaaaaaaaaaaagaaaaaagaaaatcccatttcaaaattttgatgaTGAAATTTGCTACATATACTTACACTGGATAACTGTTCTGGTACTCTTTAATTTTAAACGTCCAGGTCTTAGAATGCTTCTATATAAAGGTGTCAGCCTTATTTTACTTATCTTCTCTTTTGTTGGGTATCAGGTTTATGTGGAAGCGTACACATGCCCTTGTATTAGGTATCATCCTTTTGAACCTTTTTTCGTGGCCCAATCAAATGGAAACTACATTGGGATATTCTCCTCCAAACCACCTTTCAGGTTTGATAAGTTCAAGATGTATGCGAAGCATGGAGTATCTGGATTCCCTATCAAGTGTAATTTTAGCTCTGATGGAGAGAGACTTGCTTCAGGTTCATCTAATGGGTGTATTTACTTGTATAACTATAGGTCAACAGAGATCGTGAAGAAACTAAAAGCATATGAGCATGCATGCATTGATGTTGCTTTCCATCCTTTTATTCCGAATGTGATTGCTTCTTGTAGTTGGAACGGAGATGTTTCAGTGTTTGAGTGAGAATGAAATCTGTACAACTGCTTCATCATTTCACTAAACTATATTTCCTTCTAGGGGTTTCTTTTAGCAACTATAAAAGGGAAAACATCATCCCTTCCGCTATCAAAATATCTAGACAACAATGATGGTTTCAGAGTTCATGAAGTTAGGTTTTGGAAAGAGACATGAAGGGGTCAAGGGGTTTGTAATATTGGAAGGGAAAATTGAAGAGATGGAGACTGAAAAATGAAAGAGGGAATGGAAATGACAAGAGTTGTGTTTCAAGCAAAGTAAGGTACCATTTCTAAAGATACTATTAGAGTAACAAAATTGGAACCTTTTAGATTTTTTGGACAATAGGTCTTGAAGTACCAAAACAACCTCGcggtttttaggggccactcaaaaggatttaggggccaacaataaaacaaaaaaggtcacccaaagggaaaatgtagccagtccttatctcgcgtaattcgtaatggcaaaattacccttatatattcggaggatatgataacatttttatcctccgatttcaatcggaagacaaaaatttacccagacttccgattgtagtcggtgcagtattagaatgatttctgtttcattttttccatttctttttcatttttgagttgttagagttatagagaagaaggtgaaggaaaaaagggaaaacccattttatcactacaaaaatggatggatatgaagaagaaggtgagaatcatggcgaagacgatttggggtatatgttgaatgatccaaacttttgtggagaggaaaacctagacgatcctttcatggaagaaaatggagaatcgcctgatattgaagctaacgatgcatgtaaaacacaggtattgtgttaagaaactcaaatactcgatttgcatgcgtttgtgtgcttttgtaaacaagaaaaaccgattattgcatgcattgaatgccatgaactacccagattcggtagataatttctcgaataaacttacgaatataacacactgagtaccaaatatgtatattcggtagttccaagatagtagtttactgccgaatatgagaaaaaaccccaaactggttttccaaaaaaatctacattcggtagttatgtagagttatttacctccgaatggccccaaaaacgaattcctcaaaaaatttcaaaactcagtattcttatcctttacaatcggtaatagtttaataTTATTTGACTGCccaatataacagtggcctcaaaataaaatttccgaaaacttgaaaatcagatgtttatcgattaaagttatctcccggttatttatattcggctgttttactatatattttagattccgattatatcattttttgcactcagtaaactgtgtacattcatttgcataaatcggatgttttgggtaaccgataggattccgaatatagtatattcggcagtttgacttatttaataacctctgattattgtataataatttgttgctttcatatgcaggccgttgaagagtttgttgatgatttctatttgaggcccgacacttccctatactatgcaaacgatttggtatactcattactacttttctttttttttttcaaaatttatatgttaaatggttatgcttattagatttgttttttttatgcacgtttagacatttggaagtaagaaggaggcaaaggaatggcttatgaacaaggcaaaagataacatgtgcgtggtagttcaaaataatcatgttagtgacactcgatttgaaatgatttgtgagcgaggtgggacgcgaaagagtcacgagggaaagaatagtaagtacgtacggatgacgaataggaaataccgaagcaataccaagaagataggatgcccatttaagattgtcttctataagcccgatggtattaaaggtaaagagtataaaatgtataaagttgataacggttgtcacaaccatgatgatccgttggatttaattggacatgtaatggttgccaagttaaaaccacatcaaatgcagacggtgaggtctatgcggatccaaaaagcgagtgcgatcttaagtaaaataaaggcggacgaccccacaacttgtcttctttgtctacaattaagtcggccctagctacgatcaaaaggactgaatgggatggtagaacggtcatgcaacaatcggagtggttagcggagttacacggctacaccttgagaagggaagaaaaggatggtatagtggttcgtattttcttggcacatcctcgaaatgatccaattggctcaatgctttcatcaaattttgttgatagatgctacttataagacaaacaagtataacatgcgttgttgaacattgcttgccatacttcggacaaaaacacgtttacgattgcatggggtttaatggatcatgagaacagtgagtttcatttggatgttggagacgttgaggtccatttataacggtgataattttccaagggttattgtaacggataacgatcaagccttaatgcatgcaatagcggtagtgtttccggaagcccaaaacttgcaatgtacgtggcacattcaatgcaatctcaaaaccaattgccatcatcatttccaagctaaaagaccaaggaagggtaccaagaggtcaaaggaagaggatgagcgcattagtaaattaaccgtggaagaacgtaaggaagaggataggttatttgaagaaaagtggaaggaggatggaattatttggaaaatgttcatgaaagcatgggacaaaatcgtttggtcgatgaccgaggaaatttacgaatgtaacttgaagaaatttgaggatgaatacggcacggactacccaaaaccggttgagtattgtaaaaaacaatggttaacgattaaggagaggtttgtgtttgcatggacatatgaatatcgtaacttcaagaacgaggcgacaagcattgcggaggggtctcatggtcgactaaagaaaatactaattggtagtcaaaatggagttgtgtcgatccaagaagcaatccatgaattcaccaatcgtgatctcgtaaagattaggaaatgtatgcaatttagtgtacaccaattcccgatggaacatattaaggaaaaattgcttctaaggggagttgttcataaagtttcaagatgggcaataaatcgcatgatgaaacaattgaagttatataaaacttatgatgacgagaatacggtttgtgtttgcaaggatatgataggtattggactcccgtgttcataagttgggtaggtatgttgaagtgattgacatcaatgatattcatccatccattttggaagcaattaaatttcactccgaacaccccggtagttgatggtccgtctttcttggagtcggaattgtgtgcacgaatagccgagcgttacgctacatcaaacggcaccaaaaagcaaatattgatgcataatttggaggaagcccttcacccttgtttaagggaggttgatgaacctattaagcaaaagaacacggtaggccgaacaccgaagtgtcgaggaccatccaaagaaaagattgAAGgatatttgtctaataaaagaatattgtctaggcacgagcgttcggaagccgaatttgaagatgagccggaacctaagaaaagaggtcgtccaagaaatgatcaaagtggaccaaccacccgacaagtaaggccaaagatctctacagagccttctcaagtaagtcaacccaatgttgtcgaagaagttgttgagcaaatgaacgcctcgcaacaaacccaaccaatggaaattttactataaaagaggacaaaggtactcttcgttgccctagagatcttaatggaagaccaaatcgatccacatatacaatatacaaagagtatttggaacaactccctccacttatcattccatttgttttttcGACCgacgttgatggggatggaaattgtgggtttcacgttgctacggaacaaatgggttactttagagaggcggatatcgaagatgtcacccaatgccaatatttaagaaataagatggcggtacaactagtgaaggacaagggtttttatatggatgatgaggcgaggagatagatacgacaaagaacaagagttcaaagacttagttgcgcgtgtgaagtgccgaaagggattgaagacaatcggatccaagtattggatgacaatgcctaaatttggatatctcctagcggacgttttgaattgcgtggtacatttctttgttcctcctatgtatggacttagcatgacgtttgcacccacaagaacggcttgcgacgagtcggttaaatagaagaatcgtaatggcatttgtgaatgaaatgcattttatcggtttaagagtaaagaaagattgtccgttacctccgttgagtaagtggcacgattacttcccgatgaaccattgcaaggattgggtgaaacaatatgagtccaacatggttgattgggatcgcgttatggacaacaactttcccgctgagttactcgaattgatcccctcggatgatgacgatgtttgatcgtttttttttcgaacatgtaatttgtacaagtttttt encodes:
- the LOC113348646 gene encoding WD repeat-containing protein 25-like → MDLLRNAYATVSDDEDEKKSSGQPPIKRMRCENHSTFQVGKPSMQPCPKLYSLDLQKEAPVAGRYISKRERSMMGSSAASELKPPPTTVITSPVIGSISDSDLQSDMLSSPRSRVNESKHHNKTPERLSVSLNGHKKAVNAIHWSPTHAHLLASAGMDNSVCIWNVWSRGEKKACAINYHSAAVKDVRWSKQGLSLLACGYDCSSRLIDVEKGIEKQFFNEDQVVGVIKFHPDNSNLFLSGGSKGIIRLWDIRTCKPVQEYIRGLGPIQDVDFSIDSKRFISSSDVSKGMVTENAIVVWDLSRQIPLSNQVYVEAYTCPCIRYHPFEPFFVAQSNGNYIGIFSSKPPFRFDKFKMYAKHGVSGFPIKCNFSSDGERLASGSSNGCIYLYNYRSTEIVKKLKAYEHACIDVAFHPFIPNVIASCSWNGDVSVFE